In a genomic window of Lycium ferocissimum isolate CSIRO_LF1 chromosome 9, AGI_CSIRO_Lferr_CH_V1, whole genome shotgun sequence:
- the LOC132032170 gene encoding uncharacterized protein LOC132032170, translated as MTVIYASTNRDTRIALWEDLYDISTHINLPWLVGGDFKVIIEAAEKCGGLPVQFTETGDFRHCIDSCQLMDLGFTGRNQALQNIYPKLEVEHLIKQRSNHSPLLISLKHDSRPIQKDFRFLNFWVEHANFQEVVKNNRGSNYSSDPFYNFHQKLKKVSKALSIWSKENCGDIFKQIATLEKVKSFRNRRKGCSCLKMETEIPNFFMLVLMGKGGDYNLKEFRIVVEHGWKQRKL; from the exons ATGACTGTGATTTATGCTAGCACAAATAGAGACACCAGAATTGCATTATGGGAGGATTTATATGATATTTCTACTCATATAAATCTTCCTTGGCTAGTAGGAGGAGACTTCAAGGTCATTATTGAGGCTGCGGAGAAATGTGGAGGGCTTCCAGTTCAGTTTACAGAGACTGGAGATTTTAGGCACTGTATTGATTCTTGTCAATTAATGGATCTTGGATTTACTGGGA GGAATCAAGCACTGCAAAATATATATCCAAAGCTTGAAGTGGAGCACCTTATCAAACAACGATCAAATCATAGTCCATTGTTGATAAGTTTGAAACATGACAGTAGACCAATTCAAAAGGATTTcaggtttttgaatttttgggtgGAGCATGCTAATTTTCAGGAAGTGGTTAAAAATAACAGGGGCTCAAACTACAGCTCAGACCCCTTCTATAACTTTCATCAGAAGTTAAAGAAGGTGAGCAAGGCCCTCTCcatttggagcaaggaaaactGTGGtgatattttcaaacaaattgCTACTTTAGAGAAGGTG AAAAGTTTTAGAAATAGAAGGAAGGGATGCAGTTGTTTAAAGATGGAGACAgaaattccaaattttttcATGCTCGTGTTAATGGGAAAAGGAGGAGATTACAACTTAAAAGAATTTAGGATAGTGGTGGAGCATGGCTGGAAACAGAGGAAGCTATAG